A window of the Streptomyces griseochromogenes genome harbors these coding sequences:
- a CDS encoding maleylpyruvate isomerase N-terminal domain-containing protein codes for MTDPNLTSSRYTSELRREAARLADASRGIPLSEPVTTCPGWTLGDLVRHVRQGHDWATTILTARSTELILPGDQGAASGDDKSWTERVAELGAQDAAPERRVTDPALRTRFLTEGADRLVHAIDGVGPEVPIWAPHGKQNKEFWPRWAVFETAVHRADVYLMAGLPFELDNDVALDCVDFCVSAFGAPAARPFLSPLFSQVPRGGETLSFRSAEPSADGASNWLITCAPDGVRVTRSTAESDPAEATVVATPSDLLLVVKGRLRPENPRMTVLGDRALLDFWLSHAVS; via the coding sequence ATGACCGACCCGAACCTGACCAGCAGCCGCTACACGTCCGAGTTACGCCGGGAGGCGGCCCGTCTCGCCGACGCCAGTCGTGGGATCCCCCTGTCCGAGCCGGTCACGACGTGCCCGGGGTGGACACTGGGCGACCTGGTGCGCCATGTCCGCCAGGGCCACGACTGGGCGACGACGATCCTGACCGCCCGGAGCACCGAGCTCATCCTGCCCGGTGACCAGGGGGCCGCCTCCGGCGACGACAAGAGCTGGACCGAGCGGGTGGCCGAACTCGGGGCACAGGATGCCGCCCCGGAGCGCCGCGTCACCGACCCCGCACTGCGCACCCGGTTCCTCACCGAGGGCGCGGACCGGCTGGTGCATGCGATCGACGGGGTGGGCCCCGAGGTGCCGATCTGGGCACCGCACGGAAAGCAGAACAAGGAGTTCTGGCCACGCTGGGCGGTGTTCGAGACCGCCGTGCACCGGGCCGACGTGTACCTGATGGCCGGCCTGCCGTTCGAGTTGGACAACGATGTCGCCCTGGACTGCGTGGACTTCTGTGTGAGCGCCTTCGGGGCACCCGCCGCCCGGCCGTTCCTCTCCCCGCTGTTCTCGCAGGTGCCCCGTGGCGGCGAGACGCTGAGCTTCCGGTCGGCCGAGCCGTCCGCCGACGGCGCCTCGAACTGGCTGATCACCTGCGCTCCCGACGGGGTGCGGGTCACCCGGAGCACCGCGGAATCCGACCCGGCCGAAGCCACCGTGGTCGCCACTCCCTCGGATCTGCTGCTGGTGGTCAAGGGGCGGCTGCGGCCCGAGAACCCGCGCATGACGGTGCTGGGCGACCGCGCGTTGCTGGACTTCTGGCTGAGCCACGCCGTCTCCTGA
- a CDS encoding LLM class flavin-dependent oxidoreductase, giving the protein MPSDSGDIPGARGTARQATTHPHPADDANPPVQIGILLPTREQAINGTYAAAPLLDFAKAAEALGFDSLWAGDSLTARPRLDPLVVLSAAAAATTRITVGTAALTPALRHPLIGANMIASLSHVAAGRLVLGLGSGFPMAETEEEFASVGASFQGRVGRLDEITALWRTAWRSGDEGEPTEFEGRFWQAEHLDRLPSPAVPGGPPLWLAGSDTPKVLARAATRYDGWLPFLPDVDAYARARRRIAELAQEAGRTVTPALYATITVNSDEAAARAELEHYISHYYGRSLDQMRTIQAYAWGSAEKCAEWLGGYVRAGARHLVVRIGSLDPEPQLKEIAEVLLPAVRALGPSTTVGSTPS; this is encoded by the coding sequence ATGCCTTCCGACTCCGGGGACATTCCAGGGGCGCGGGGAACCGCGCGACAAGCCACGACGCACCCGCACCCCGCAGACGACGCGAACCCCCCTGTCCAGATCGGCATCCTCCTCCCCACCCGAGAACAAGCCATCAACGGCACCTACGCGGCAGCCCCCCTGCTCGACTTCGCCAAAGCCGCGGAAGCGCTCGGCTTCGATTCCCTCTGGGCCGGAGACTCCCTCACCGCCCGCCCCCGCCTCGACCCCCTGGTCGTACTCTCGGCCGCGGCCGCCGCCACGACCCGCATCACGGTCGGCACCGCCGCCCTCACGCCGGCCCTGCGCCACCCCCTCATCGGCGCCAACATGATCGCGAGCCTCAGCCACGTCGCCGCCGGCCGGCTGGTCCTCGGCCTCGGTTCCGGCTTCCCCATGGCCGAGACCGAGGAGGAGTTCGCCTCGGTCGGCGCCTCCTTCCAGGGCCGCGTGGGGCGCCTCGACGAGATCACCGCACTGTGGCGCACGGCCTGGCGTTCCGGCGACGAGGGCGAACCCACCGAGTTCGAGGGCAGGTTCTGGCAGGCGGAGCACCTGGACCGGCTTCCGTCCCCCGCGGTCCCCGGCGGCCCGCCCCTGTGGCTGGCCGGCAGTGACACACCGAAGGTCCTCGCCCGCGCGGCGACCCGCTACGACGGCTGGCTGCCCTTCCTCCCGGACGTCGACGCCTACGCCCGGGCCCGCCGCCGCATCGCGGAACTCGCCCAGGAGGCGGGCCGGACGGTGACGCCCGCGCTGTACGCCACGATCACCGTGAACAGCGACGAGGCGGCCGCCAGGGCCGAACTGGAGCACTACATCAGCCACTACTACGGCCGCTCCCTGGACCAGATGCGGACCATCCAGGCCTACGCCTGGGGCAGCGCCGAGAAGTGCGCCGAATGGCTCGGCGGATATGTCCGCGCCGGTGCCCGGCACCTGGTCGTGCGCATCGGATCCCTCGACCCCGAGCCGCAGTTGAAGGAGATCGCCGAGGTGCTGCTGCCCGCGGTACGCGCCCTCGGCCCGTCCACCACCGTAGGGAGTACCCCGTCGTGA
- a CDS encoding fatty acid--CoA ligase, whose product MTDIPRERWTLHHSSRAHAGSRPEHPAIICEGRVTTYDKLHRDSNRAAHALRTSGVRRGDRVAYLGRESANYYLVMIACAKAGAVLVPVNWRLTPSEVDHILRDSGAALIFVDDEFWDTVATVRHQLRGLRKVIRVDGTDADGEPSRGAGLLAWAADQPDTDLTPGTGPDDAVIQIYTSGTTGLPKGAVLAHRSFFTLPHASHEQGVDWIDWLPEDVGLISLPGFGVAGIGWFLHTFNAGGTNVIMPQFDPQEAVRLIRTHRVTTTFAAPAMLQAMAAERGAGPEAFASLRKIAYGAAPMSETLLKQCLETYRCAFAQIYASTETGSVAVCLPPEVHHPGSTVLTSVGRPCPGNEIKVIGSDGETVPAGTIGQICVRTPSRMLGYWNLPEATARTLVGEWLHMGDAGYLDEDGYLHLCDRINDTIIVAGQNIYPAEVEKALAAHPAVADAAVVGLPDERWGESVHAVVVLRPGASATPRELLLSLRGRIADYKIPGTYHFTDSLPRNPSGKILRRAVRQQLTAPARDALSGTIV is encoded by the coding sequence ATGACCGACATACCCAGGGAGCGCTGGACGCTCCACCACTCCTCCCGGGCCCACGCCGGAAGCCGCCCGGAGCACCCGGCAATCATCTGCGAGGGCCGCGTCACCACCTACGACAAGCTCCACCGCGACAGCAACCGCGCCGCCCACGCCCTGCGCACCAGCGGGGTCCGGCGCGGCGACCGGGTCGCCTACCTGGGCCGCGAGTCCGCCAACTACTACCTGGTGATGATCGCCTGCGCCAAGGCCGGCGCGGTCCTGGTGCCGGTCAACTGGCGGCTCACCCCGAGCGAGGTCGACCACATCCTGCGCGACTCCGGCGCCGCCCTGATCTTCGTCGACGACGAGTTCTGGGACACCGTCGCCACCGTCCGCCACCAACTGCGCGGACTGCGCAAGGTGATCCGGGTCGACGGCACCGACGCCGACGGCGAACCCTCCCGCGGCGCGGGCCTGCTCGCCTGGGCGGCCGACCAGCCCGACACCGACCTCACGCCGGGCACCGGCCCGGACGACGCGGTCATCCAGATCTACACCAGCGGCACCACCGGCCTGCCCAAGGGCGCGGTCCTCGCCCACCGCAGCTTCTTCACCCTGCCCCACGCGAGTCACGAGCAGGGCGTGGACTGGATCGACTGGCTGCCCGAGGACGTCGGCCTGATCTCCCTGCCGGGCTTCGGCGTGGCCGGCATCGGCTGGTTCCTGCACACGTTCAACGCGGGCGGCACGAACGTGATCATGCCGCAGTTCGACCCGCAGGAAGCGGTGCGCCTCATCCGTACCCACCGGGTCACCACCACCTTCGCCGCCCCGGCCATGCTCCAGGCGATGGCGGCCGAACGCGGCGCCGGACCCGAGGCGTTCGCCTCCCTGCGCAAGATCGCCTACGGCGCCGCCCCCATGTCCGAAACCCTGCTCAAGCAGTGCCTGGAGACCTACCGCTGCGCGTTCGCGCAGATCTACGCCAGCACCGAGACCGGCAGCGTGGCCGTCTGTCTGCCGCCCGAGGTCCACCACCCCGGCAGCACCGTGCTCACCTCGGTCGGCAGGCCCTGCCCCGGCAACGAGATCAAGGTGATCGGCTCCGACGGCGAGACCGTCCCGGCCGGCACCATCGGCCAGATCTGCGTCCGCACACCCTCCCGGATGCTCGGCTACTGGAACCTGCCCGAGGCCACCGCCCGCACGCTGGTGGGGGAGTGGCTGCACATGGGCGACGCCGGCTACCTCGACGAGGACGGCTACCTCCACCTGTGCGACCGCATCAACGACACCATCATCGTCGCCGGGCAGAACATCTACCCCGCCGAGGTCGAGAAGGCACTGGCCGCACACCCGGCGGTCGCCGACGCGGCGGTGGTCGGACTCCCCGACGAGCGCTGGGGCGAGAGCGTGCACGCGGTGGTGGTCCTGCGTCCGGGCGCGAGCGCCACCCCCCGCGAACTCCTGCTGTCCCTGCGGGGCCGGATCGCCGACTACAAGATCCCGGGCACGTACCACTTCACCGACTCCCTGCCCCGCAACCCGTCGGGCAAGATCCTGCGCCGCGCGGTGCGACAGCAACTGACGGCCCCGGCCAGGGACGCACTCTCGGGAACGATCGTCTGA
- a CDS encoding nuclear transport factor 2 family protein, which produces MSDLTTTVSRYLDIWNEADADKRAAAIAELFTADAPYIDPLAAVEGHEGFGAVVAGARDQFKGLTFELHGTIDAHHDQARFQWGLVTEPGTEPIAIGFDVVVTDGAGRIKGVYGFLDKVPAA; this is translated from the coding sequence ATGAGCGACCTGACCACCACCGTCTCCCGCTACCTCGACATCTGGAACGAGGCGGACGCCGACAAGCGTGCCGCGGCCATCGCCGAGCTGTTCACCGCCGACGCCCCGTACATCGACCCGCTCGCGGCGGTCGAGGGCCACGAGGGCTTCGGCGCCGTGGTGGCGGGCGCCCGTGACCAGTTCAAGGGTCTCACCTTCGAACTGCACGGCACGATCGACGCCCACCACGACCAGGCCCGCTTCCAGTGGGGCCTGGTGACCGAGCCGGGCACCGAGCCGATCGCCATCGGCTTCGACGTCGTCGTCACCGACGGCGCGGGCAGGATCAAGGGCGTCTACGGCTTCCTCGACAAGGTTCCGGCCGCCTGA
- a CDS encoding cytochrome P450 — MPRSCPYAPPDAYEGLRKDPPLKVRIRGGEAWLVTRHADVRQVLNDNRFSSDDQQPGFPIRIQLPPEPGVMSFSRMDDPEHGRLRRMAMTEFTARRTRALRPEVELLVEQLLDELAAGPNPVDLVKSFALRLPSLVIARMLGVPEDDEADFAEQSQVILSQDASPEETYGAFVEMSQFLDRLAAQRTADPQDDLISRLATRYVAAGELTHQELVAMARFFLVAGHETTAHQISLSVLSLLRDPDQLSELRADPALFKPAVEELLRYWSISQDNQVRAAAADVELGGARIRKGDGVIVAIPGANHDESVYPDPDRLDIRRNASGHLAFGFGAHLCPGASLARMELEVCLSGLFARFPTLRLAVPSEDVRFRQNTIVYGLEDLPVTW, encoded by the coding sequence ATGCCCCGCAGCTGCCCCTACGCACCCCCGGACGCCTACGAGGGCCTGCGCAAGGATCCGCCGCTGAAGGTGCGCATACGCGGCGGCGAGGCCTGGCTGGTCACCCGGCACGCGGACGTCCGTCAGGTGCTCAACGACAACCGGTTCAGCTCCGACGACCAGCAGCCCGGCTTCCCGATCCGCATCCAGCTGCCGCCCGAGCCCGGTGTGATGTCCTTCAGCCGTATGGACGACCCCGAGCACGGCCGGCTGCGCCGCATGGCGATGACCGAGTTCACCGCCCGCCGCACCCGCGCCCTGCGCCCCGAGGTCGAACTCCTCGTGGAGCAGCTGCTGGACGAGCTGGCCGCGGGCCCCAACCCGGTCGACCTGGTGAAGAGTTTCGCGCTGCGGCTGCCCTCGCTGGTGATCGCCCGCATGCTCGGGGTGCCGGAGGACGACGAAGCGGACTTCGCCGAGCAGAGCCAGGTGATCCTCTCCCAGGACGCCAGTCCCGAGGAGACGTACGGGGCGTTCGTCGAGATGTCGCAGTTCCTGGACCGGCTCGCCGCGCAGCGCACCGCCGATCCCCAGGACGACCTGATCAGCCGGCTGGCCACCCGGTACGTGGCCGCCGGTGAACTGACCCACCAGGAACTCGTCGCCATGGCTCGGTTCTTCCTGGTCGCCGGGCACGAGACGACGGCCCATCAGATCAGTCTCAGCGTCCTCAGTCTGTTGCGCGACCCGGACCAGCTGTCCGAACTGCGGGCCGACCCGGCCCTGTTCAAGCCGGCGGTCGAGGAACTCCTGCGCTACTGGTCCATCTCGCAGGACAACCAGGTGCGGGCCGCGGCGGCCGACGTGGAGCTGGGCGGGGCGCGGATCCGCAAGGGCGACGGCGTGATCGTGGCGATTCCCGGCGCCAACCACGACGAGTCGGTCTACCCCGACCCCGACCGCCTCGACATCCGTCGCAACGCCTCCGGCCACCTCGCCTTCGGCTTCGGCGCGCACCTGTGTCCCGGCGCCTCACTGGCCCGCATGGAGCTGGAGGTGTGCCTGAGCGGCCTCTTCGCTCGCTTCCCCACCCTCCGCCTGGCCGTCCCGTCCGAGGATGTCCGCTTCCGCCAGAACACGATCGTGTACGGCCTGGAGGACCTCCCCGTCACCTGGTGA
- a CDS encoding diacylglycerol/lipid kinase family protein: MADTAAPGPTRALILANPASGSHSPELVREVRELCESCLERVEVHPTTAPGDATVAVRRVLERAQTAPDLIVAIGGDGTVREAVQGLVPAGGRATLAVVPGGTGNSGYKMLWGDRPWSESLKAILTDYGIGGSARLRRLDLARLAETRNYVYLGACSGVIADALITARDLPLTGRERYARAFADTAARYTPYPGRVIVDGRVVHEGPTVLANVGGGRYRGGRFLVLPDSLLDDGLLDVCVIGGQVAAADVPGLTLNAAHMDHPATVYARGRTITVERTDGRRLPLEHDGEYQHGIGAAATFEVLPGALPVWAPVTP; the protein is encoded by the coding sequence ATGGCAGACACCGCAGCGCCCGGACCCACCCGGGCCCTGATCCTGGCCAACCCGGCCTCCGGCAGTCACAGTCCCGAACTGGTGCGTGAGGTCAGGGAGTTGTGCGAGTCCTGTCTGGAGCGCGTCGAGGTCCACCCGACCACGGCACCGGGCGATGCGACGGTCGCCGTGCGCCGGGTGCTGGAGCGCGCGCAGACCGCGCCGGACCTGATCGTCGCCATCGGCGGCGACGGTACGGTCCGGGAGGCCGTCCAGGGGCTCGTCCCCGCCGGCGGCCGGGCGACCCTGGCCGTGGTGCCCGGCGGCACCGGCAACTCCGGCTACAAGATGCTGTGGGGCGACCGCCCCTGGAGCGAGTCCCTGAAGGCGATCCTGACCGACTACGGCATCGGCGGCAGCGCCCGACTGCGCCGCCTGGACCTGGCCCGCCTCGCCGAGACCCGCAACTACGTCTATCTGGGCGCCTGTTCGGGAGTGATCGCCGACGCACTGATCACCGCCCGGGACCTGCCGCTGACCGGCCGGGAGCGTTATGCCCGCGCCTTCGCGGACACGGCCGCCCGGTACACGCCGTACCCGGGGCGGGTCATCGTCGACGGCCGCGTCGTGCACGAGGGCCCCACGGTCCTCGCCAACGTCGGCGGCGGCCGCTACCGCGGCGGCCGGTTCCTCGTGCTGCCCGACTCGCTGCTGGACGACGGACTGCTCGACGTCTGTGTGATCGGCGGCCAGGTCGCGGCGGCCGATGTGCCCGGCCTGACGCTGAACGCCGCGCACATGGACCACCCGGCGACCGTGTACGCCCGCGGCCGCACGATCACCGTCGAGCGCACCGACGGCCGGCGGCTGCCGCTGGAACACGACGGCGAGTACCAGCACGGCATCGGCGCCGCGGCCACCTTCGAGGTGCTCCCCGGAGCCCTCCCGGTCTGGGCGCCGGTCACCCCCTGA
- a CDS encoding MmgE/PrpD family protein: MTAVLAESVARTLCADWADLTDTLPRAAARGRGPADTPLRELSHWAATLRPQHIPCRVLKLAASQVLSQIASIRAGLQHPLGRKLVAAFGHPMQRDPRQAAGVFAALGSWLNLDDTAYAGHLSNSTVAVPLAFAHARQLDGLSLLTAVVAANECAARITASATLGPLRGQSAVHTHLAGAVAGRLHCDRASASLFENAFGLAFAMPNWPLMRAFLASDARLFNTFTPVRTAMDACDAAYAGLRGAPDILEHGDGFLARFATVPLPQAVAKGLGRRWHTDTLSFKMHPGGPGIDAAVDCAAEIHKELGALRARDVTEVVVEASLYTLFAGERAARYVTGPGSPLGALVLDVPYPVATTLLTGEFSVDDFSSPYLDDPDRWALAQRIRLEHDTEMTRQLFLSDAPFGEAVREAGELAVPWLRGFGGDELVDLVGASRADDRDFSRSTKATGARVTVRLADGRTVSRTRLIPVGAAGPETRAGHADLVREKFLSVGGSQEVADTVGRLHRMRPRAVRRWIETAFLD; the protein is encoded by the coding sequence ATGACCGCTGTCCTCGCGGAGAGCGTCGCCCGGACCCTGTGCGCCGACTGGGCCGACCTGACCGACACTCTGCCCCGGGCGGCCGCACGCGGCCGCGGGCCCGCCGACACCCCGCTGCGCGAACTCTCCCACTGGGCGGCGACGTTGCGCCCGCAGCACATCCCGTGCCGGGTGCTCAAGCTCGCCGCGAGCCAGGTGCTGTCGCAGATCGCCTCGATCCGGGCCGGTCTCCAGCACCCCCTCGGCAGAAAGCTGGTGGCCGCCTTCGGACATCCGATGCAGCGCGACCCGCGGCAGGCCGCGGGCGTCTTCGCGGCGCTCGGCTCCTGGCTCAACCTCGACGACACCGCGTACGCCGGGCACCTGTCGAACTCCACGGTCGCCGTTCCCCTCGCCTTCGCCCACGCCCGGCAGCTGGACGGACTCTCGCTGCTCACCGCGGTGGTCGCGGCCAACGAGTGCGCGGCGCGTATCACCGCCTCCGCGACCCTCGGCCCCTTGCGCGGCCAGAGCGCGGTGCACACCCATCTGGCCGGTGCGGTGGCGGGCCGGCTGCACTGCGACCGTGCCTCGGCGAGCCTGTTCGAGAACGCCTTCGGACTGGCCTTCGCCATGCCCAACTGGCCGCTGATGCGCGCCTTCCTCGCCAGCGACGCCCGCCTGTTCAACACCTTCACGCCGGTGCGCACGGCGATGGACGCCTGCGACGCGGCGTACGCGGGGCTGCGCGGGGCGCCCGACATCCTGGAGCACGGCGACGGCTTCCTGGCCCGGTTCGCGACCGTGCCGCTTCCGCAGGCGGTGGCGAAGGGCCTCGGCCGGCGCTGGCACACGGACACCCTGTCGTTCAAGATGCACCCGGGCGGGCCCGGCATCGACGCGGCCGTGGACTGCGCGGCCGAGATCCACAAGGAACTCGGCGCCCTGCGGGCGCGGGACGTGACGGAAGTCGTCGTCGAGGCCTCCCTGTACACGCTGTTCGCGGGGGAGCGGGCCGCCCGGTACGTCACCGGCCCCGGCTCCCCGCTGGGCGCGCTGGTCCTGGACGTGCCCTACCCGGTCGCCACCACGCTGCTCACCGGGGAGTTCTCGGTGGACGACTTCTCCTCGCCGTATCTGGACGACCCCGACCGCTGGGCGCTGGCGCAGCGGATCCGGCTGGAGCACGACACGGAGATGACCCGCCAACTGTTCCTGTCCGACGCCCCGTTCGGAGAAGCGGTGCGGGAGGCGGGGGAGCTGGCCGTGCCGTGGCTGCGCGGCTTCGGCGGGGACGAACTCGTGGACCTGGTCGGCGCGTCGCGGGCCGACGACAGGGACTTCTCCCGGTCCACCAAGGCCACCGGCGCCCGGGTCACCGTACGGCTCGCGGACGGCCGCACGGTCTCCCGCACCCGGCTGATCCCGGTGGGCGCCGCCGGTCCGGAGACCCGGGCCGGCCACGCCGACCTGGTGCGGGAGAAGTTCCTGTCGGTCGGCGGCTCCCAGGAGGTGGCGGACACGGTCGGCCGACTGCACCGGATGCGTCCGCGGGCGGTCCGCCGCTGGATCGAGACGGCGTTCCTGGACTGA
- a CDS encoding thioesterase II family protein → MSTEGHWFHPVEPSPDASIRLFLLPHAGSGAIIYRDWESLLPPDIAPQAVTLPGRHNRREEQTYENFWPLLDALHEAVLGDLDERPFAFFGHCLGAQLAFRLAIRMEEEGGPAPVMVGMSGWSPVGFFQPTEEQSRMPEPELIEWIKKLGSFPAEVYDNPEMLALVVPALRSDLRVAGDYDDDGAGVSCPLASYGGRSDPLQEAPDAMSHWAGRTPAYLGHNEYEGGHFYIDTHARAVTAHFAHRLQRTVAAAAS, encoded by the coding sequence ATGTCCACCGAGGGACACTGGTTCCACCCCGTGGAGCCCTCCCCGGACGCCTCGATCCGGCTGTTCCTGCTGCCCCACGCGGGCAGCGGCGCCATCATCTACCGCGACTGGGAGAGCCTGCTGCCCCCGGACATCGCCCCGCAGGCGGTGACCCTGCCCGGCCGGCACAACCGCCGCGAGGAGCAGACCTACGAGAACTTCTGGCCCCTGCTCGACGCCCTGCACGAGGCGGTCCTGGGCGACCTGGACGAGCGGCCGTTCGCGTTCTTCGGCCACTGCCTCGGCGCCCAGCTGGCGTTCCGGCTGGCGATCCGGATGGAGGAGGAGGGCGGCCCGGCCCCGGTGATGGTCGGCATGTCCGGCTGGTCGCCGGTGGGCTTCTTCCAGCCGACGGAGGAACAGAGCCGGATGCCGGAGCCCGAACTGATCGAGTGGATCAAGAAGTTGGGCTCGTTCCCGGCCGAGGTCTACGACAACCCCGAGATGCTCGCGCTCGTCGTGCCCGCACTCCGCTCCGACCTCAGGGTCGCCGGGGACTACGACGACGACGGCGCCGGCGTCAGCTGCCCGCTCGCCTCCTACGGCGGCCGCAGCGACCCGCTCCAGGAGGCCCCGGACGCCATGTCCCACTGGGCCGGGCGCACCCCCGCCTACCTGGGCCACAACGAGTACGAGGGCGGCCACTTCTACATCGACACCCACGCCCGTGCCGTCACCGCGCACTTCGCGCACCGGCTGCAGCGGACCGTGGCCGCCGCCGCGAGCTGA
- a CDS encoding MFS transporter, with protein MTTEAELTGSAASAAPPPDIEEAEGKPAWGALLVVLAGLFIANIDFFIVNVAIPSLQRNMHATSAEIQLVAATFNIGLSAMLITGGRLGDLYGRRKVFSIGLGLFTLASLACGIAPNMGELIAARAVQGAAAALVIPQVLGILTTAYQGKARAVAFNAYGITMGASAVFGQLIGGLLIKADVFGWDWRTIFLINAPIGAVVLLLSPKTVPESRAEGHTGLDWTGVILVTAGLSAVVLPLVEGREQGWPTWTWECLMASVPLLAAFWYTQRRKAARNRSPLVHPSLFEDRAFGVGVVSLMVFFAAMASFFLVLALYLQEGRGLSALQSGLLFIPLGLGFFIGSAQAPKAAAKLGKQVLTVGAVLQAAGNIALAATAWQLDSSGAVGWCIPAMVLAGFGMGFVVAPLASLVLEGVAPQHAAAASGVFSTAQEMGNAIGIAVIGVVFFGVAGHHGSAHTYAHAFGSSLLVQAGICVLVAALVQLLPRKAETS; from the coding sequence ATGACCACCGAAGCGGAACTGACCGGCAGCGCGGCCTCGGCCGCACCGCCACCGGACATCGAGGAGGCCGAAGGCAAGCCCGCCTGGGGTGCGCTCCTGGTGGTGCTGGCCGGCTTGTTCATCGCCAACATCGACTTCTTCATCGTCAACGTCGCCATCCCCTCGCTGCAGCGGAACATGCACGCGACCAGCGCCGAGATCCAGCTGGTGGCCGCGACCTTCAACATCGGCCTGTCCGCCATGCTCATCACCGGCGGACGGCTCGGCGACCTCTACGGCCGCCGGAAGGTGTTCTCCATCGGCCTGGGGCTGTTCACGCTCGCCTCGCTGGCCTGCGGCATCGCCCCGAACATGGGTGAGCTGATCGCGGCACGGGCGGTGCAGGGTGCCGCTGCCGCCCTGGTCATCCCGCAGGTCCTCGGCATCCTGACCACGGCCTACCAGGGCAAGGCCCGGGCCGTCGCGTTCAACGCCTACGGCATCACCATGGGCGCCTCGGCCGTGTTCGGCCAGCTGATCGGCGGCCTGCTGATCAAGGCCGACGTGTTCGGCTGGGACTGGCGGACCATCTTCCTGATCAACGCCCCGATCGGTGCCGTCGTCCTGCTGCTCAGCCCGAAGACGGTGCCCGAGTCCCGGGCCGAGGGCCACACCGGTCTCGACTGGACCGGCGTGATCCTGGTGACCGCGGGTCTGTCGGCCGTCGTGCTGCCGCTGGTCGAGGGCCGCGAGCAGGGCTGGCCGACCTGGACCTGGGAGTGCCTGATGGCCTCCGTACCGCTGCTGGCCGCGTTCTGGTACACCCAGCGCCGCAAGGCGGCTCGCAACAGGTCGCCGCTGGTCCACCCGAGCCTGTTCGAGGACCGCGCGTTCGGCGTGGGCGTGGTCTCCCTGATGGTGTTCTTCGCCGCGATGGCCTCCTTCTTCCTGGTCCTCGCGCTGTACCTGCAGGAGGGCCGCGGCCTGAGCGCGCTCCAGTCCGGTCTGCTGTTCATCCCGCTCGGCCTCGGCTTCTTCATCGGCTCCGCGCAGGCGCCCAAGGCAGCGGCCAAGCTCGGCAAGCAGGTCCTGACCGTCGGCGCGGTGCTGCAGGCGGCCGGCAACATCGCCCTGGCCGCGACCGCGTGGCAGCTGGACAGCAGCGGCGCTGTGGGCTGGTGCATTCCGGCCATGGTGCTCGCCGGATTCGGCATGGGCTTCGTGGTCGCCCCGCTCGCCTCGCTGGTGCTGGAAGGCGTGGCTCCGCAGCACGCGGCCGCCGCGTCCGGGGTCTTCTCCACCGCCCAGGAGATGGGCAACGCCATCGGTATCGCGGTGATCGGCGTGGTCTTCTTCGGCGTCGCCGGCCACCACGGCAGTGCCCACACCTACGCCCACGCCTTCGGTTCCAGCCTGCTGGTGCAGGCGGGGATCTGCGTCCTGGTGGCAGCACTGGTCCAGTTGCTGCCGCGCAAGGCGGAGACGTCCTGA